A portion of the Bacteroides faecium genome contains these proteins:
- a CDS encoding DMT family transporter, producing MNRIKGILYAAVSSSTFGLAPFFSITLLLAGFSAFEVLSYRWGVASVVLTAFGLFSGCSFRLSKKDFGVVFLLSLLRAVTSFSLIIAYQNIASGVASTIHFMYPLAVALAMMFFFQEKKSLWVMFAVLMSLLGAALLSLGELDAKNGNTMIGLVAACVSVFSYAGYIIGVRTTRAVQINSTALTCYVMGFGTVFYLIGAFCTSGLQLVSDGYTWLIILGLALPATAISNITLVQAIKYAGPTLTSILGAMEPLTAVVIGVLVFKELFTANSAIGILLILIAVSVVVFRRQKS from the coding sequence ATGAATCGTATAAAAGGCATACTTTATGCGGCAGTATCCTCCTCCACTTTTGGGCTTGCTCCGTTCTTTTCTATCACTCTGTTGTTAGCTGGTTTTTCAGCATTTGAGGTGCTTTCCTATCGTTGGGGAGTGGCGTCGGTTGTGTTGACGGCATTTGGTTTATTTTCAGGGTGTAGTTTCCGGTTGTCAAAGAAAGACTTCGGAGTTGTCTTTTTATTAAGTCTGTTGCGGGCGGTAACCTCATTCAGTTTGATTATTGCCTATCAGAACATTGCCAGTGGTGTGGCGTCCACGATTCATTTTATGTATCCGTTGGCAGTTGCTTTGGCAATGATGTTTTTCTTTCAGGAAAAGAAGTCGCTTTGGGTAATGTTCGCTGTTCTTATGTCTTTGCTGGGAGCGGCTTTACTTTCATTGGGAGAGCTGGATGCAAAAAACGGTAATACGATGATTGGCTTAGTGGCGGCTTGTGTCTCTGTTTTTTCATATGCAGGATATATTATTGGAGTACGGACAACGCGGGCTGTGCAAATAAACTCTACGGCGCTGACTTGTTACGTCATGGGCTTTGGAACTGTTTTTTACCTTATAGGAGCTTTTTGTACTTCCGGGCTCCAGTTAGTGTCAGATGGATATACTTGGCTGATAATTTTAGGGCTTGCTTTGCCGGCAACTGCTATTTCTAATATAACCTTGGTGCAGGCAATCAAATATGCAGGACCTACATTAACCTCAATTTTGGGAGCTATGGAACCATTGACAGCAGTTGTAATAGGAGTTTTAGTTTTCAAAGAGCTTTTTACGGCGAATAGCGCGATTGGGATTCTTTTGATTTTGATAGCTGTCAGCGTAGTCGTATTCCGTAGGCAGAAGTCTTGA
- a CDS encoding class I SAM-dependent methyltransferase — protein sequence MATTILSAEKDPMGAAISDYFNHRRADRLRVFSSQFEEDEIPVKELFRNIQSMPALERTALQMATGRILDVGAGSGCHALALQEMGKEVCAIDISPLSVEVMKQRGVNDARLVNLFDETFTDTFDSILMLMNGSGVIGKLSNMPDFFQRMKRILRPGGCILMDSSDLRYLFEEEDGSIVIDLAGDYYGEVDFQMQYKDVKGDTFDWLYIDFQTLSLYASECGFKVELVKEGKHYDYLAKLSLA from the coding sequence ATGGCAACAACAATTCTTTCTGCAGAAAAGGACCCGATGGGAGCCGCTATTTCTGATTATTTCAATCATCGCAGAGCCGACCGCTTACGAGTATTTTCTTCTCAATTCGAAGAAGATGAAATCCCCGTCAAGGAACTGTTCCGCAATATCCAATCCATGCCTGCGCTGGAACGTACCGCTCTGCAAATGGCGACAGGACGGATATTAGACGTGGGTGCAGGAAGTGGTTGCCATGCATTGGCACTTCAGGAAATGGGGAAAGAGGTATGTGCCATTGATATTTCTCCGCTATCTGTCGAGGTCATGAAACAACGGGGAGTCAATGACGCCCGTCTCGTCAATCTCTTTGATGAAACATTTACTGATACGTTCGATTCTATCCTGATGCTGATGAATGGTTCGGGAGTTATCGGAAAGTTAAGCAATATGCCCGATTTCTTTCAACGTATGAAACGCATCCTTCGCCCCGGCGGATGCATATTGATGGACTCCAGCGACCTTCGTTATCTTTTCGAAGAAGAGGACGGCAGCATAGTCATTGATTTGGCCGGAGATTATTACGGAGAAGTTGATTTTCAGATGCAATATAAGGATGTGAAAGGGGATACGTTCGATTGGTTATATATAGATTTCCAGACACTTAGCTTATATGCGTCCGAATGTGGGTTCAAAGTCGAACTGGTAAAAGAAGGTAAACATTATGATTATTTGGCAAAGCTCAGTCTCGCCTGA
- a CDS encoding TlpA family protein disulfide reductase — protein sequence MKKRIMNVCGMAFLAISILACSGQKKGTASAETTTDSMKVASEALTAEADSTGYIVRVGETAPDFTITLTDGKQVSLSSLRGKVVMLQFTASWCGVCRKEMPFIEKDIWLKHKGNADFALIGIDRDEPLDKVLAFAKSTGVTYPLGLDPAADIFAKYALRESGITRNVLIDKEGKIVKLTRLYNEEEFASLVQMINEMLK from the coding sequence ATGAAAAAGAGAATTATGAATGTGTGTGGAATGGCATTTTTAGCCATAAGTATATTGGCGTGTTCCGGTCAGAAGAAAGGAACGGCGAGTGCTGAAACTACAACGGATAGCATGAAAGTGGCTTCGGAGGCATTGACCGCCGAAGCGGATAGTACAGGATATATCGTTCGGGTAGGAGAGACGGCTCCCGATTTTACGATAACTTTGACCGATGGCAAGCAGGTAAGTTTATCTTCTCTTCGGGGTAAAGTTGTGATGTTGCAGTTTACAGCGAGTTGGTGTGGTGTATGTCGGAAAGAAATGCCATTTATTGAAAAAGATATTTGGCTGAAGCATAAAGGCAATGCTGATTTTGCGTTGATTGGCATTGACCGTGACGAACCGCTTGATAAAGTACTTGCTTTTGCCAAATCTACAGGAGTCACTTACCCGTTGGGATTGGATCCGGCAGCTGATATTTTCGCAAAATATGCCCTGCGCGAATCCGGCATAACGAGAAATGTATTGATAGATAAAGAAGGTAAAATCGTAAAATTGACTCGTTTGTATAATGAGGAAGAGTTTGCTTCCCTTGTGCAGATGATTAATGAAATGCTAAAATAA